The Triticum urartu cultivar G1812 chromosome 6, Tu2.1, whole genome shotgun sequence genome includes the window GACACCGATGAGGAAGAACTGGGCATGGAAGTTGGCGCGCCTTGAGTCCTGTGAGCCAGCTCGTGTCCCATGCCCAGCTATGTCATTGACTGGTCAAAAAAAATGCGACCAAGACAGGCATCTTAAACATGACTCAAACGCTTGAGGTGGCCGACACCCTTCATATTCAACCCAAATATGCGGAGGGACTGGGGCGTACAGAACGTTCGCCACGTCGTCCCCGACCCACAATGGCCCATCCGTCGAGTATCTTCGGCCGTCTCCGGCATGGCGGGCAGCGGATCCAAATCCTCCACCTATAGATCCGTCAACCTAAGGACATCCCATACGGCCCCAACGAGAAGATGGGCGTCCGGCTTGCGCTCCGCCGCTCTCGGGAAGAGGCCCGTGCACAGCAGCGCTCTGATTCCTTCTGTCGGGAGTCCATTGCCCAAATGGCGCATGGATCCGATGCTACGTGTGCCGTCGCTGCCTCACAGAGGGCGGTGCATTCCATCTAGCGTCAGAACGCGGTGGCAGACGCGCAACCCCTCTGTTGGCGCGCCGAGCAGCGGGACGCACCATGGGCGTCCGCAAACATGGCACCGCGTGCCCGGTATGCGAGCCAGCGGGCGCGGGAAGTGGGGGCAGCCCTCACGACGGTGGACGTCGGCGAGGCAGAGTCGCATTCTCCGAGCGCTGCAACCGCATCGTGGTGCCGGCTCGTCCCATGAAGAATCCATTATCGATCCGACGTCAACCGACACCGTTCGGGTCCTGTGTTTCAACGGGGAAGAATAGGGAATGGAAGACGGTGGCGCGTTGAGTCCCGTGAGCCGGTTTGTGTTTCATGCCCTACTCTGCCTTATCGGTGATCGGATCAACACTCTGGGAGCGCAGCCGGCCGTTTGACATGGACATGGCGGAGCCGAACGAGTTTCGTTTAACAATAGCTTTACGTTGCATGTAATAATATGAATTTAAGATTTCTATTTTAAAAGAGTATTTAGATGTGAAATTATATTATTTAAGGCGTGACCGTTCAGTATCAGCATACGCGCGGGCGTATGACGGGTCGGACTTGTCAAACGCGGCTGCGTATGCTCTAAAGCACCGGCCGTCGGCCGAGCGTAGAAAACCATCAGAAATATACGCAGGCGAATTTGAAAAATTGGAACACGCGTAGAAACATCTCCAGGCCAACAGAGAAAAACGAAGCAGCGCGTGGTCGTGTACGTACGGCACTCCGGGTGGTAGGCCCGCCTGCACGTCACTCTCCGAGGCTCCAGCGACCGAGCGAGCTCGTCCGTCCCTGCTGTCGCGGTCGGGGTCGCGGACCAACCGTTCCGTACGAGCCGGACTACGGACGGGTGCGAGCGAGGCCGGTGCGGCGTCCGGTCACGGCACGCGCCCGCGCGGGCCGGGTGACGGGTGACGGCAGCGGCCCACCTCAGCCTCAGCTGAGCGAGCGGATCGCACCGGTCGGTCGGGGTCGGGTCCGGGGCCTGCGAGGCCAACCGCCTCGGGTGGTTGGCGGGTTAAAGGCGCGCGCAGGAGGTGGACACGACGGTGGGGGGGGTCCGGCGCACCGGCTTTTTGTCCCCCGTACCCGCCGGGTACACAGATCGGTACCCGCGCGTACCTCGCTCCCCCACCCTCGCCTCCAGCTCCACTCCCGCCCTTTCAGTCAAATTGATTTTCCCGCGCTATCACATGAAACATGTGGTAAGCAATCcaaataatttaaaaaaaattaatttCCCCGCGCTAATTTGGCTACTTTGAGGTTCGAAATTCAAGAACAGTGGCAATTTGATGGAACACGGTTATATTTCACTAACTCGCGATAAAGTGATAAAACCTCACATTTTATCTTCAAAACAAACGAGTTCCCCGCGCTAGTTTGTTTTGAACCTTGAACTGGTAGAACCCGTGAAAATTAGACATTTTATCTTCGGGGAAAACTTCCCAAAATATGACAGTACGAAAAATATCAAAAATAACAAAAAATACATCTAGATTCGTAGACCATCTACAAACAACTATAACTATTGGAGAAAACCAAAAGCGCGTCGCCGTCATCTCCCCTTCCTTACCGCAGCAAGACCAACCTTACCATAATAGACATCCAAGAAGTTATCGTACTAAGGCTCCATGGGACGAGCGCATGATCGGAAGTATCAAATTTATAGAAACACGAACGTAGAGCGGATCCACATATAGATCCATCAAAGACAAACATCGATCAAATTCCGCGAGATCTGCCGAAGACACACATCCACACACCTTCTGCTCACACTTGTTGCATCGCCGGTATCGGGGCTAGGCTAAGGAGAAACTTATTCCATCTTCATGGAGCCGCTGCCACCTCTTCTTCCTAGACATAACTcaaaccacacacacacacacacacacacacacacacaaaagacACCTAAAAACGAAGGAGGAGCCCTCCCGTTGGCAAGGGCCGACTCCACCGCACCTCCATGCCTAACGCCACATGAGACAGGGTAGAGCTGCGGCGCCCTCGACAGGAGGCGAGAAACCCTAGTCGCCCTTCAACTCGCAAGAGCATAGGCGAACATGTACGAGGGGCATTGTTGGGGCAGGTTTATCTTTGGCTATAATTCTCTATTTTTGTCTAAAATGAACCTTAACCACTTAGTCCCCAAAAATGGTACCCTCtctgtccggaaatacttgtcatcaaaatgaacaaaaaaggatgtatctagaactaaaatacgtctagatacattttcttttattcattttaatgacaagtattttcggacgtaGGAAGTACCAAGTGTTCACAAACCCACCACTCCTAACCTTGTGGAAGTAAAATCTTGTTTGTCGTATAGGGAAATGGAAAATCCAACCACCGATTGATCTTTGCTCTCATATGCTATGAGGGCTAACATGTAATATTCATCTTCGTCCCGAGTCTCTCTCTCCCACACACAGAAATTCACTCTCAAGCCCTCTCCAGTTTCCTCTATCTATCCTACACGTGGCTACATCCCCATGGTTGCGGACTCTACTTCCGCCTTGGTAGTGTCGACCACATGGTGAAGGCAAATGAGTCGACGTGCGTGCTGCTCCTCTAGCACCTAAGGGCTCATCCGCGCGCCCCGCCTACAACGATGATGTATTCAAGTACCCATACCAGTGACATGACCAATCAACCAAAATCTTCGACCCGAAGTTGATGGATGGGAAGGGTAATTCGTTGAAACTTGGATCCCCCTCTCTTTATCTCTTCTCGAAGTCTTTTTTATGCAAATTACCATTTTTCCGTGCTAAGGTGATTACATTGGTGGTAGAAATCCAAATATTCTACCAACCCTCTCAAATCAAAGTCAAAAGAACGAAAGGTTAGAATTAGGATGTTAGTGTGGCACTAAAGAATTTGGCATTGCACTTCTTGCGTGGTAATTCTAGGACTTCCTTCGATTCACGTGACAAGGAAAATGAAGGATTGCAATGACCCACCCATTTGGTGAGAATGTCAGTATGGTGGACTCCAACATAATTTGAAAACATGGTATTTTTCATAGTAATGTCTTTGAATAAGTCATAGGAAAAAAAAGTAAACAGATTTTATAGAAATGAATGATGCACGAGAGTATGAAGAAATAGATAGATGTTGCATTGAATTACTCATTGGAGGCACACGGAATTTGagttagagggtgcttggatccaagggacttattttaatCTGACTAAAAAATAGTCTCtctaagaggctaaagttccaagcacccctgactaaagaggtgctaaaactagtcttgagactaaaatgTTTTAGTCAGCGGTATTCCTATTAAAATGTGGATTAGTTCTCTCTCTattcatttaactcctctcctttaacacatgcAAGTTCTGAATTGGAGGGTTTgaaggataataaatgctcattaacttgattttagtccctttagtatttggatccaagcatgagtgaggctagcaagttttagtcccactaTTTTTAGTCATGAGACTAAAACGTATCCAGACACCCTCTTAATGTTAGATTTCGTACAATATTCTTATCAATGAAATATATTCAATAGAATTATTCACTTATTTATGAGGATATGCTACATTAATTAAGAATActcaattttttttccaaaaattgtACCGTCCAAAAACATCTCTGAAAGTACCGTGACAGGATAGAAATTCAGCCGTGTGCGAAGTAATAAGGAACAACGTAGTATACTCCCTCCGCCttataatataagagtgttttagACACTAGTGTCTTGTATGTATACTGTATATGTTCGAGCGTCTACATCTGATGAGTAGTctaaaaaacgctcttatattatgggacgaaggAAGTACATTATATGTATGCGTATGTATGAGCGTCTACATATGGGTAGTTTTTTCTGTTAAAAATACATTGCACCAAGGAATAAAAGGTCCCCTGCACACAAAAAAGATAGAAATGGCAGAAAAGTGACAACGAGCCCCCTACGCCTCTATAAAGTAGGACGGGCCGCAGCACCCCCCACCCAGTACCACTCCGTCCGTCCACTGCAAACAAACCAACGCCTTGACCCCTGCGCTCTCCCTCCCCTCCCCAGCGCCAAGAACCCAGCTTttctcctccccgccgccgcctccagcgccatGAAGCGCCTCTTCCGACGGCTCTCCCGCGTCGCCGCGGCCGACTCCTCCTCCGCGGCTGCCGCCACGGCGTACCGGCAGCTCCGCGCGCCGAAGCAGTCAGCgtcggcggccggcggcggctgCGCCAAGGTGCCGCAGGGGCACGTGCCGGTGTGCGTCGGCGAGGAGGGCGGGCCCGTGGAGCGGTTCGCGGTGCGCGCGGACCTGCTGGGCCGGCCGGCCTTCGCGGCGCTGctcctgcgcgccgcccaggagTACGGCTACGGCCACCCCGGCGCGCTCCGCATCCCCTGCCCCGTCGCCGACTTCCGCCGCCTCCtcgtccgcctctccgacgaccCCTACGCCGACGAGTGCTAGGCTCCGGCCCCTGCCTCCGCACCTTCTTCGCCTGCCGCTGGAGAACTCTGCCCTTCATTCGTCCCCATTCTGACAGATTTACCCCCGGGCGCTGGGCGGACTTGCAATGTACATACAGTGGCAGGCCGAAGAGGAGTCGGTCGCCGGAGCGAGGGTTAGGATAGGGATCTCCTAGCTTCGTAGTAACTTTTTTTTATTACTGCTGAGCGTGAGCTGAATGGGAAGAACTGTGGGTGTTCCTTTTTCACCCCCTCTGGTTCTAGGAATTTcagtgtgtgtgcgtgcgtgtgtgagGGAGAGAGGTAGTAGCAGTTTGAGTTTGTGCTAGGGATTTTGAGGTGTTCGGTGTTAACCATATGAGATCCTGAGGCTATCATATGCCATATTTTTACTGAGCTAGTAATATCTTTTAGCACTGCATTGGTCTCCCTCCTTCTCTC containing:
- the LOC125514342 gene encoding auxin-responsive protein SAUR71-like, which gives rise to MKRLFRRLSRVAAADSSSAAAATAYRQLRAPKQSASAAGGGCAKVPQGHVPVCVGEEGGPVERFAVRADLLGRPAFAALLLRAAQEYGYGHPGALRIPCPVADFRRLLVRLSDDPYADEC